GAAGATGATCTGCGAAATGTGATGGGAAAGAACCTTCAGGAAATCAGCGCAATTTATTTCCCGGACATGGAGAAGTCACGCCGCGAAGACGTTATGAACCAGTGTGCCGTGGCCCATTGCGCCTACCTGAAGGAGCATGGAGCGCCGCTATTTTTAGACCGCGCGACACTCTCGCAGCTTTACGAAAAATACGAACTGTTCATTGTCAGCAATTGCCCCTGCGGATACATCGAGGCGTTCCTGGAATCCTGCGATTTGCAGAAGTACTTCAAGGATTTTGAAATGTCTGGACGCACTGGCAAAAGCAAGGGCGAAAACATCAA
The sequence above is a segment of the Fibrobacter sp. UWR4 genome. Coding sequences within it:
- a CDS encoding HAD family hydrolase, with translation MPNALIFDLDGTLWDTVAPLTLIWNQVFQKNGTGKVISEDDLRNVMGKNLQEISAIYFPDMEKSRREDVMNQCAVAHCAYLKEHGAPLFLDRATLSQLYEKYELFIVSNCPCGYIEAFLESCDLQKYFKDFEMSGRTGKSKGENIKAICERNGLCAGAAVYVGDTLGDETAANFAGIPFIHAAYGFGTAKNPAAVLHNFNDLPGVLEKLF